The following proteins are encoded in a genomic region of Streptomyces gobiensis:
- a CDS encoding TIGR03086 family metal-binding protein codes for MELIEAFDRAQAEFDRRVHQVTDGQWSAPTPCTEWTVRDLVNHLVSEHLWAPWLLRGATVMEVGDRFEGDVLGDDPVAAWEQAATASHAAFHDPHALEGTVDTSGGPTPAEEYAWQMTSDLTVHAWDLARGIGADSRLDEELAAAVYDKVAPQANAWQGMGIFAPPVPVREPVKAQDKLVALLGRQP; via the coding sequence ATGGAACTGATTGAGGCTTTCGACCGGGCACAGGCCGAATTCGACCGCCGGGTACACCAAGTGACGGACGGGCAGTGGTCGGCCCCCACCCCCTGCACGGAGTGGACGGTACGGGACCTGGTCAACCACCTGGTCAGCGAACATCTATGGGCCCCATGGCTGCTGCGGGGTGCCACTGTGATGGAGGTCGGCGACAGATTCGAAGGCGATGTACTCGGGGACGATCCCGTCGCGGCCTGGGAGCAGGCCGCCACGGCGTCACACGCCGCGTTCCACGACCCGCATGCCCTGGAAGGGACGGTGGACACCAGCGGTGGCCCGACCCCGGCGGAAGAGTACGCATGGCAGATGACCTCCGACCTCACCGTGCACGCCTGGGATCTGGCGCGCGGCATCGGCGCCGACTCCCGGCTGGATGAAGAGCTGGCCGCCGCGGTCTACGACAAGGTCGCACCCCAGGCCAACGCCTGGCAGGGCATGGGGATCTTCGCCCCGCCGGTGCCGGTGCGGGAACCGGTGAAGGCTCAGGACAAGCTGGTGGCACTGCTGGGACGTCAGCCGTAA
- a CDS encoding 2OG-Fe dioxygenase family protein, giving the protein MTENQPQLSTPGKGQREMLRPYVHLPADTVRGALAEHSERELKSLTESWAGLPVDRFMKDAATYRRRRYSAFRFAGNSLVRTVHGAFRQSTEVNPLHGGVAREFAPMEEETARSGVLRSLVLALLDELPGDFDRAAGSIGVHQIRILASRDETGLPAPEGIHEDGHHFVAQVLMRRDNVVGGESRLYDREREPLFRTTLLEPFETIIIDDRRVFHGVSPIEPGPELSIGVRDMMLVDFMPLTPGGRGPSDGAARQP; this is encoded by the coding sequence ATGACTGAGAATCAACCGCAACTCAGCACGCCTGGAAAGGGACAGCGCGAGATGTTACGCCCCTATGTCCACCTGCCCGCGGATACGGTCAGGGGAGCACTGGCCGAGCACTCCGAAAGGGAGCTGAAATCGCTGACCGAATCCTGGGCCGGCCTTCCCGTGGACCGTTTTATGAAAGACGCGGCGACGTACCGGCGGCGTCGCTACAGCGCATTCCGGTTTGCCGGGAATTCACTCGTCAGGACCGTGCATGGAGCATTCCGGCAGTCCACTGAGGTGAATCCGCTGCACGGTGGTGTGGCCCGGGAGTTCGCCCCGATGGAGGAGGAGACCGCCCGGTCCGGGGTGCTGCGTTCGCTGGTTCTGGCGCTGCTGGACGAGCTGCCCGGCGACTTCGACCGGGCCGCAGGGAGCATCGGGGTTCACCAGATACGTATCCTCGCCAGCCGGGACGAGACCGGGCTGCCCGCGCCCGAGGGCATCCATGAGGACGGGCACCACTTCGTGGCGCAGGTGCTGATGCGCCGCGACAATGTGGTGGGCGGTGAGTCCCGGCTCTATGACCGTGAGCGCGAGCCGCTTTTCCGTACGACGCTGCTGGAGCCATTCGAGACGATCATCATTGATGACCGCCGGGTCTTCCACGGCGTCTCGCCCATCGAGCCGGGCCCGGAGCTGTCCATCGGCGTACGCGACATGATGCTGGTGGACTTTATGCCGCTTACGCCGGGCGGGCGCGGCCCTTCGGACGGCGCAGCCCGGCAGCCGTGA
- a CDS encoding DUF4031 domain-containing protein produces the protein MTVYIDPPAWPGHGRMWSHLVSDVSYDELHAFAALLGSPRRAFDGDHYDVPSTRYAEAVRLGAVEVGSKELVRRLTAAGLRRPKGRARPA, from the coding sequence ATGACGGTGTACATCGACCCGCCGGCGTGGCCGGGGCATGGGCGCATGTGGTCGCATCTGGTCAGCGATGTCTCCTACGACGAACTGCACGCCTTCGCGGCGCTGCTGGGGTCACCACGCCGCGCCTTCGACGGCGACCACTACGACGTACCGTCGACGCGTTACGCGGAAGCGGTACGGCTGGGGGCGGTGGAGGTCGGCAGCAAGGAGCTGGTCCGCCGTCTCACGGCTGCCGGGCTGCGCCGTCCGAAGGGCCGCGCCCGCCCGGCGTAA
- a CDS encoding MurR/RpiR family transcriptional regulator, producing MRNRAKESFTQSAPAPSRPARPARPAPPTPPGPGALAAKVRTLAPSMTRSMQRVAETVAKDPAGCSALTVTGLAERTGTSEATVVRTSRVLGYPGYRDLRLALAGLAAQQASGAAPAVTADIAVDDPIPDVIAKLALDERQTLADTAAGLDPAQVEAAVSALSAARRIDVYGVGASGLVGQDLVQKLLRIGLVAHAHCDPHLAVTNAVQLCAGDVALAITHSGRTVDVIEPLRVAFDHGATTVAITGHPDGEIAQYADHVLTTSTARESELRPAAMSSRTSQLLVVDCLFVGVAQRTYETAAPALSASYEALAHRHSPRQTR from the coding sequence GTGAGGAACCGAGCGAAGGAAAGTTTCACCCAGTCGGCCCCGGCGCCGTCCCGCCCGGCCCGGCCGGCCCGGCCGGCTCCGCCCACCCCGCCCGGCCCCGGCGCACTCGCGGCGAAGGTACGGACCCTGGCGCCCTCCATGACCCGCTCCATGCAGCGCGTCGCCGAGACCGTCGCCAAGGACCCCGCGGGCTGCTCGGCCCTCACCGTCACCGGACTTGCGGAGCGCACCGGTACCAGCGAGGCCACCGTCGTACGCACCTCACGCGTCCTCGGCTACCCCGGATACCGCGATCTGCGGCTCGCGCTCGCCGGACTCGCCGCCCAGCAGGCGTCCGGCGCGGCCCCCGCCGTCACCGCCGATATCGCCGTCGACGATCCGATCCCCGACGTCATCGCCAAGCTCGCTCTCGATGAACGGCAGACCCTCGCCGACACCGCCGCCGGGCTTGATCCGGCCCAGGTGGAAGCGGCCGTGAGCGCCCTGTCCGCCGCGCGCCGGATCGACGTATACGGCGTCGGCGCCTCCGGCCTGGTCGGCCAGGACCTCGTCCAGAAGCTGCTACGGATCGGCCTGGTCGCCCACGCGCACTGCGACCCGCACCTCGCCGTCACCAACGCCGTCCAGCTGTGTGCCGGCGATGTCGCCCTCGCCATCACCCACTCCGGCCGTACCGTCGACGTCATAGAGCCGCTGCGGGTCGCCTTCGACCATGGCGCCACCACCGTCGCCATCACCGGCCACCCGGACGGCGAGATAGCGCAGTACGCCGATCATGTCCTGACCACCTCAACCGCCCGGGAGAGCGAGCTGCGCCCGGCTGCCATGTCGAGCCGTACCAGCCAGCTCCTGGTCGTGGACTGCCTCTTCGTCGGCGTAGCCCAGCGCACCTACGAGACGGCCGCGCCCGCCCTCTCGGCCTCCTACGAAGCGCTCGCACACCGCCACTCGCCCCGCCAGACCCGCTGA
- the murQ gene encoding N-acetylmuramic acid 6-phosphate etherase, whose amino-acid sequence MTTPSELRAQLDTLTTEAFRPELADIDQLPTLEIARLMNGEDTSVPTAIAAGLPQIATAIDAAAERMGRGGRLIYAGAGTAGRLGVLDASECPPTFNTDPCEVVGLIAGGPAAMVTAVEGAEDRKDLAAADLDRLTLTADDTVVGVSASGRTPYAIGAVEHARTLGALTIGLSCNAGSALGAAAEHGIEVVVGPELITGSTRLKAGTAQKLVLNMLSTITMIRLGKTYGNLMVDVRASNEKLRARSHRIVALATGASDSEIEAALTATNGEVKNAILTLLTQVDAPTAAQLLDDSHGHLRAALRSAQKTP is encoded by the coding sequence ATGACCACCCCCAGCGAGCTGCGCGCGCAGCTCGACACGCTGACGACCGAGGCGTTCCGCCCCGAACTCGCCGACATCGACCAGCTCCCCACCCTGGAAATCGCCCGGCTGATGAACGGTGAGGACACCTCCGTGCCCACCGCCATCGCCGCCGGGCTCCCCCAGATCGCCACCGCGATCGACGCCGCCGCCGAACGGATGGGCCGTGGCGGCCGGCTGATCTACGCGGGTGCCGGTACCGCGGGGCGGCTCGGCGTACTGGACGCCAGCGAGTGCCCGCCGACCTTCAACACCGACCCCTGCGAGGTCGTCGGCCTGATCGCGGGCGGCCCCGCCGCGATGGTCACGGCGGTCGAGGGCGCCGAGGACCGCAAGGACCTGGCGGCCGCCGACCTCGACCGGCTGACCCTGACCGCCGATGACACGGTCGTCGGCGTCTCGGCCTCCGGCCGCACCCCCTATGCCATCGGCGCCGTGGAACACGCCCGCACGCTGGGCGCCCTCACCATCGGCCTGTCCTGCAACGCCGGTTCGGCACTCGGCGCCGCCGCCGAGCACGGCATCGAGGTCGTGGTGGGCCCCGAGCTGATCACCGGCTCCACCCGGCTCAAGGCGGGCACCGCCCAGAAGCTCGTCCTGAACATGCTCTCCACCATCACCATGATCCGCCTGGGCAAGACCTACGGAAACCTGATGGTCGACGTCCGAGCCTCCAACGAGAAGCTACGGGCCCGCTCCCACCGCATCGTCGCCCTGGCGACAGGCGCGAGTGACAGCGAGATCGAGGCGGCCCTGACCGCCACCAACGGCGAGGTCAAGAACGCCATCCTCACCCTCCTCACCCAAGTCGACGCCCCCACCGCCGCCCAGCTGCTGGACGATTCCCACGGCCACCTCCGCGCCGCCCTCCGGTCCGCCCAGAAGACCCCGTAA
- a CDS encoding M23 family metallopeptidase has translation MRKMSMVVARWGLVVFFAQLVAKFFFDLSWLWTLIPLGLAMALTAVGNWAPTAPGVPRRGNVFKALSYCCWAAFFALFAAGFYVDVPYWWGWVPLGLAIALGAVASQQPTAPAAGEPGAPQPVEVAPPVTGRWSALNSPADKVPSHGTHGCGQAYAIDIVAEPEGQTRPGFGWWPIARRNRDFPAFGAPLLAVADATVVRAVDSQRDHLSRNSFPALLYLFLVEALFRQMGGPGRVFGNRVILDLGDGTYAAYAHVQRGSLAVREGDRVRAGQLLGRCGNSGNSTEPHVHFQLMDSPDLDVARGVPFSWRGAGVPVGGEVFTVGEATLALSGKPLTG, from the coding sequence ATGCGCAAAATGTCCATGGTCGTGGCCCGCTGGGGCTTGGTGGTGTTCTTCGCACAGCTCGTGGCGAAGTTCTTCTTCGACCTCTCCTGGTTGTGGACCTTGATTCCGCTCGGGCTGGCGATGGCCCTGACGGCGGTGGGGAACTGGGCGCCCACCGCACCCGGTGTCCCGCGCCGGGGCAATGTCTTCAAGGCCCTTTCCTACTGCTGCTGGGCGGCGTTCTTCGCCCTCTTCGCGGCAGGCTTCTACGTCGATGTCCCCTACTGGTGGGGCTGGGTCCCCTTGGGGCTGGCGATCGCCCTCGGGGCCGTAGCGAGCCAGCAGCCCACGGCGCCCGCTGCCGGTGAGCCCGGTGCCCCGCAGCCCGTCGAGGTCGCCCCACCGGTCACCGGCCGCTGGTCCGCGCTCAACAGCCCGGCCGACAAGGTCCCCAGCCACGGCACCCATGGCTGCGGCCAGGCGTACGCCATCGACATCGTGGCGGAGCCGGAAGGACAGACCCGGCCCGGCTTCGGCTGGTGGCCCATCGCCCGCCGCAACCGTGACTTCCCGGCCTTCGGCGCCCCGCTCCTGGCCGTCGCCGACGCCACCGTCGTGCGTGCCGTTGACAGCCAGCGCGACCACCTCAGCCGCAACTCATTTCCCGCCCTGCTCTACCTCTTCCTCGTCGAGGCGCTGTTCCGGCAGATGGGCGGCCCGGGCCGGGTCTTCGGCAACCGCGTCATCCTTGACCTGGGCGACGGCACCTACGCCGCGTACGCCCATGTCCAGCGGGGCTCGCTGGCCGTCCGCGAGGGCGACCGGGTGCGCGCGGGCCAACTCCTGGGCCGCTGTGGAAACTCCGGCAACTCGACCGAACCGCATGTGCACTTCCAGCTCATGGACAGCCCGGACCTGGATGTGGCCCGTGGGGTCCCCTTCTCCTGGCGCGGAGCCGGTGTGCCCGTCGGCGGCGAGGTCTTCACGGTGGGCGAAGCCACGCTGGCGCTGAGCGGGAAGCCACTGACCGGCTGA
- a CDS encoding ArsR/SmtB family transcription factor, with the protein MELEERVAELERRMASLEGADRDGGRTAYPVDADFWALEGLKAKLAETGAVDGGVLFTGAVRLPTDERYEWQYGLPTDALLDADWSDAAESFAALGHSVRMRLLHEILGGRRTVAELTALEGLGTTGQIYHHLRQLTSAGWLHTAGRGRYEVPAARVVPLLVVLAASRP; encoded by the coding sequence ATGGAGCTTGAGGAGCGTGTCGCGGAGTTGGAGCGCCGCATGGCGTCGCTCGAGGGGGCGGACCGCGACGGAGGCCGCACTGCTTACCCGGTGGACGCGGACTTCTGGGCGCTGGAGGGCCTGAAGGCGAAGCTTGCCGAGACGGGGGCCGTCGACGGCGGTGTGCTGTTCACCGGGGCGGTCCGGTTGCCGACGGATGAGCGGTACGAGTGGCAGTACGGCCTGCCCACCGACGCGCTGCTCGACGCGGACTGGTCGGATGCCGCGGAGTCCTTCGCGGCGCTGGGGCACTCCGTACGGATGCGTCTGCTCCACGAGATCCTTGGCGGCCGCCGCACCGTTGCCGAGCTGACCGCGCTTGAAGGGCTCGGTACGACCGGGCAGATCTACCACCATCTGCGTCAACTGACCTCCGCGGGCTGGCTGCACACCGCGGGGCGGGGCCGTTACGAGGTCCCTGCGGCACGGGTGGTGCCGCTGCTGGTGGTCCTGGCCGCGTCCCGGCCCTGA
- a CDS encoding alanine/glycine:cation symporter family protein produces the protein MIVEINDHFWTYLLIPLVVVAGLYFTFRSKAVQLRLIPDMFRVFKDKPKDGVSPFGAFTISAAARIGTGNIAGVAAAITLGGAGAVFWMWVMAIVGGASAFVESVLAQLYKARGKEKGTYRGGPAYYMERALGKRWLGVLFAVLITLTFGLVLTAVQSNTITVTAKGSLGGSADADWFTPVLGLALAIMLALAVFFGVKRIAKVTTTLIPVMATIYLLLGLIVVVLNVTEIPRMLGDIIGGAFGLREVAGGAIGTAILQGVRRGMFSNEAGMGSAPNASAAAETTHPVKQGLVQTVGVYFDTLIICTMTAFVILSANPSLAERGGADVTQSAFNHTLGGWAGHVLTLVVFMVAFSSMIGNYYYGESNIEFITKSKSVMTGYRAAVLACAVLGAMGSVSIVWNLADITMGAMVLVNLLAILPLSVIAFKLLDDYVAQRRAGLDPVFTRDRVPGLKGEIECWEPTGTEPSPEKTPATSAAH, from the coding sequence ATGATCGTTGAAATCAACGATCATTTTTGGACGTATCTGCTGATTCCGCTGGTCGTTGTCGCGGGTCTCTATTTCACTTTCCGCTCCAAGGCGGTGCAGCTGCGGCTCATCCCGGATATGTTCCGGGTCTTCAAGGACAAGCCGAAGGACGGCGTCAGCCCCTTCGGCGCCTTCACCATCTCCGCCGCCGCCCGTATCGGTACCGGCAATATCGCGGGTGTGGCTGCCGCCATCACCCTCGGCGGCGCGGGCGCGGTCTTCTGGATGTGGGTCATGGCGATCGTCGGCGGCGCCTCCGCGTTCGTGGAGTCGGTGCTCGCCCAGCTCTACAAGGCACGCGGCAAGGAGAAGGGCACCTACCGGGGCGGTCCCGCCTACTACATGGAGCGCGCCCTCGGAAAGCGCTGGCTCGGCGTCCTCTTCGCCGTCCTGATCACCCTCACCTTCGGGCTCGTCCTCACCGCCGTGCAGTCCAACACCATCACGGTGACCGCCAAGGGCTCGCTGGGCGGCAGCGCGGACGCCGACTGGTTCACTCCGGTCCTCGGCCTCGCGCTGGCCATCATGCTCGCGCTGGCCGTGTTCTTCGGCGTCAAGCGGATCGCCAAGGTCACCACCACGCTGATCCCGGTGATGGCCACCATCTATCTGCTGCTCGGCCTGATCGTGGTGGTCCTCAACGTCACCGAGATCCCCCGGATGCTCGGCGACATCATCGGCGGCGCCTTCGGTCTCCGCGAGGTCGCGGGCGGCGCCATCGGCACCGCGATCCTGCAGGGCGTACGGCGCGGCATGTTCTCCAACGAGGCCGGTATGGGCTCGGCCCCCAACGCCTCCGCCGCCGCCGAGACCACCCACCCGGTCAAGCAGGGCCTCGTACAGACCGTCGGCGTCTACTTCGACACGCTGATCATCTGCACCATGACCGCCTTCGTCATCCTCAGCGCCAACCCCTCGCTCGCGGAGCGCGGTGGCGCGGATGTCACTCAGTCGGCGTTCAACCACACCCTGGGCGGCTGGGCCGGTCATGTGCTGACGCTGGTGGTCTTTATGGTCGCCTTCAGCTCCATGATCGGTAACTACTACTACGGCGAGTCCAACATCGAGTTCATCACCAAGAGCAAGTCGGTGATGACCGGATACCGCGCTGCCGTCCTGGCCTGCGCCGTCCTCGGTGCGATGGGCTCGGTGAGCATCGTCTGGAACCTCGCCGACATCACGATGGGCGCGATGGTCCTGGTCAACCTGCTGGCGATCCTGCCGCTCTCGGTGATCGCCTTCAAGCTGCTGGACGACTATGTGGCCCAGCGCCGGGCCGGTCTCGACCCGGTCTTCACCCGGGACCGCGTCCCGGGCCTGAAGGGCGAAATCGAGTGCTGGGAGCCGACCGGCACGGAGCCGTCGCCGGAGAAGACTCCGGCCACGTCCGCAGCCCACTGA
- the groL gene encoding chaperonin GroEL (60 kDa chaperone family; promotes refolding of misfolded polypeptides especially under stressful conditions; forms two stacked rings of heptamers to form a barrel-shaped 14mer; ends can be capped by GroES; misfolded proteins enter the barrel where they are refolded when GroES binds): protein MAKIIAFDEEARRGLERGMNQLADAVKVTLGPKGRNVVLEKKWGAPTITNDGVSIAKEIELEDAYEKIGAELVKEVAKKTDDVAGDGTTTATVLAQALVREGLRNVAAGANPMALKRGIERATEAVSAALLEQAKDVETKEQIASTASISAADTQIGELIAEAMDKVGKEGVITVEESQTFGLELELTEGMRFDKGYISAYFATDMERMEAVFDDPYILIVNSKISNVKDLLPLLEKVMQSGKPLLIIAEDVEGEALSTLVVNKIRGTFKSVAVKAPGFGDRRKAMLGDIAILTGGQVISEEVGLKLENAGLELLGRARKVVITKDETTIVDGAGDSEQVHGRVNQIRAEIESSDSDYDREKLQERLAKLAGGVAVIKAGAATEVELKERKHRIEDAVRNAKAAVEEGIVAGGGVALLQAASVFEKLELEGDEATGAAAVKLALEAPLKQIAVNAGLEGGVVVEKVRNVTPGHGLNAATGEYVDMIAEGIIDPAKVTRSALQNAASIAALFLTTEAVIADKPEKAAAGADAAAAGMGGGMDF, encoded by the coding sequence GCGCGGCGCGGCCTCGAGCGCGGGATGAACCAGCTCGCCGACGCCGTAAAGGTCACCCTCGGCCCCAAGGGCCGTAACGTCGTCCTTGAGAAGAAGTGGGGCGCCCCCACGATCACCAACGATGGTGTTTCCATCGCCAAGGAGATCGAGCTCGAGGACGCATACGAGAAGATCGGCGCCGAGCTGGTCAAGGAGGTCGCGAAGAAGACGGACGACGTCGCCGGTGACGGCACGACGACCGCGACCGTCCTGGCGCAGGCGCTGGTCCGTGAGGGCCTTCGCAACGTCGCCGCCGGTGCCAACCCGATGGCCCTCAAGCGCGGTATCGAGAGGGCCACCGAGGCCGTCTCCGCCGCCCTGCTGGAGCAGGCCAAGGATGTGGAGACCAAGGAGCAGATCGCTTCCACCGCCTCCATCTCCGCCGCTGACACCCAGATCGGCGAGCTCATCGCCGAGGCGATGGACAAGGTCGGCAAGGAAGGTGTCATCACCGTCGAGGAGTCGCAGACCTTCGGTCTTGAGCTTGAGCTCACCGAGGGCATGCGCTTCGACAAGGGTTACATCTCGGCCTACTTCGCCACCGACATGGAGCGTATGGAGGCCGTTTTTGACGACCCGTACATCCTGATCGTCAACTCCAAGATCAGCAACGTGAAGGACCTCCTTCCGCTGCTGGAGAAGGTCATGCAGTCGGGCAAGCCGCTGCTGATCATCGCCGAGGACGTCGAGGGCGAGGCGCTGTCCACGCTCGTCGTCAACAAGATCCGCGGCACCTTCAAGTCCGTCGCCGTCAAGGCTCCGGGCTTCGGTGACCGCCGCAAGGCCATGCTCGGTGACATCGCCATCCTCACCGGTGGTCAGGTCATCTCCGAGGAGGTCGGCCTCAAGCTGGAGAACGCCGGTCTGGAGCTCCTTGGCCGCGCCCGCAAGGTCGTCATCACCAAGGACGAGACCACCATCGTGGACGGCGCCGGCGACAGCGAGCAGGTCCATGGCCGGGTCAACCAGATCCGTGCCGAGATTGAGAGCTCCGACTCGGACTACGACCGCGAGAAGCTCCAGGAGCGCCTCGCGAAGCTGGCCGGCGGCGTCGCCGTCATCAAGGCCGGTGCCGCGACCGAGGTGGAGCTCAAGGAGCGCAAGCACCGCATCGAGGACGCGGTGCGTAACGCCAAGGCCGCTGTCGAGGAGGGCATCGTCGCCGGTGGCGGCGTGGCCCTGCTGCAGGCCGCTTCGGTCTTCGAGAAGCTCGAGCTCGAGGGCGACGAGGCCACCGGCGCGGCCGCGGTGAAGCTGGCGCTGGAGGCTCCGCTCAAGCAGATCGCGGTCAACGCCGGTCTTGAGGGCGGCGTTGTGGTGGAGAAGGTCCGCAACGTGACTCCGGGGCACGGTCTGAACGCCGCGACCGGTGAATACGTCGACATGATCGCCGAGGGCATCATCGACCCGGCGAAGGTGACCCGGTCGGCGCTGCAGAACGCCGCGTCGATCGCGGCGCTCTTCCTCACCACCGAGGCTGTCATCGCCGACAAGCCGGAGAAGGCGGCTGCCGGTGCGGACGCCGCTGCTGCCGGTATGGGCGGCGGCATGGACTTCTGA